One uncultured Carboxylicivirga sp. genomic window, GTCTCTCGTCACATTGGTCCAAGAGAATACGAAATCAGTACGATGCTCGATCGTATTGGCGTTTCATCTGTTGATGAATTAATTGACCAAACCATTCCTGCATCTATTCGATTGGAAAAACCTTTGAATATAAGTAAAGGATTAACAGAACGTCAGTATTTCAGGAAGATACATGATATAGCTCAGTTGAATAAGGTTTACAATACCTATATTGGAATGGGCTATTACGATGTTATTACCCCTGCTGTAATATTGCGTAATGTGCTTGAGAATCCTGTTTGGTATACTTCGTACACTCCCTATCAGGCTGAGATATCACAAGGAAGATTAGAGGCACTTTTAAATTTCCAGACAGTAGTAACTGAAATGACAGGTATGGAAATTGCCAATGCTTCGCTATTGGATGAAGCTACTGCTGCTGCTGAGGCCATGATTATGCTTTATAATTCAAGAAGCCGCAAACAGGTTAAAGAAGAGGTGATTACCTTTTTTGCCGATATCAATCTTTGGCCACAAACGAAGGAGGTGTTGATCACAAGAGCAAAACCTTTAGGTATTGAACTGCAATTTGGAAGCATCAATGAGTTTACCTGCAATGGAAATGTTTTTGGTTTATTGGTTCAGTATCCAAATTCAAATGGATTAGTAGAGGATTATAAGGAAATTACAAAGCAGGCTCATGAAAATGATTGTCGGGTAGCTGTTGCTGCTGATTTACTCTCTCTTGCTTTATTGACTCCTCCGGGGGAATGGGGTGCTGATATTGTGTTGGGAACAACTCAACGTTTTGGTATTCCTATGGGTTATGGAGGTCCTCATGCTGCATATTTTGCTACTAAAGAAGAATTAAAGCGTCAGTTACCGGGGCGTATTATTGGTGTAACAAAAGATGCCAATGGTCGTCGTGCATTACGTATGGCCTTACAAACCCGAGAGCAACATATCAAGCGCGAACGTGCAACTTCAAATATTTGTACAGCGCAGGCTTTGCTGGCAACTATGGCCGGATTTTATGCTGTTTATCATGGTAAAGAAGGCATCATCCGTATTGCTGAGCGTGTTCATTCTATCGCTTTTCAGATAGCACAAGAAGTTGAAAAACTGGGATACAAACAGGTGAACAGTGAATTTTTTGATACAATTCGTATTGCTCTGCCTGAAGGTGTGAAGATCGAGTATATTGAAAGATACAGTCTGAAATTGGAAATGAACTTTCGCTATTTCGATAATGGTGATGTGGGAATCAGTATTGATGAAACAACCAACCTGGATGATATTAACTGGATTGTTGAGGTTTTTGCCAAAGCCGCCGGTAAAGAAGTGCCAAGAATTAGTGACATAGGAGAAGAAAGTAATATCAAGGATGATTATAAGAGAACTTCTGATTTCTTAACTCAGGATATTTTTAAGAAGTATCACTCAGAAGCGGAGATGGTGCGCTACATCAAAAAACTGGAACGTAAAGATATTTCATTGACTCATTCAATGATTTCGTTGGGATCGTGTACCATGAAGTTGAATGCTGCCACTGAAATGTTACCATTAAGCTGGATTGAGTTTAATGGATTGCATCCTTTTATTCCAAAAGATCAGGCAGCGGGTTATCATTTAATGATGGATGAGCTTCGCCAGGATCTTTCTGAAATTACCGGATTCGCGGATGTAAGCCTTCAGCCAAATTCAGGTGCTGCAGGTGAATATGCCGGGTTGATGGTGATACAGGAGTATCACAGAAGCCGAGGCGAAGAGCAACGTAATGTTTCTATTATTCCATCGTCGGCACACGGAACCAATCCTGCAAGTGCGGTAATGGCTGGCATGAAGGTGGTTGTGGTGAAATGTGATGATAAAGGAAATATAGATGTTGAAGATTTACGTGCCAAAGCTGAAGAAAATAAGGATGTATTATCTTGTTTGATGGTAACCTATCCTTCAACTCATGGAGTATTTGAAGAATCAATCATAGAAGTTTGCCAGATTATTCATGACAATGGTGGTCAGGTTTACATGGATGGTGCGAACATGAATGCTCAGGTTGGATTTACCAGTCCAGGACGTATTGGAGCCGATGTATGTCATTTGAACTTGCATAAGACCTTTGCCATACCTCATGGAGGAGGCGGACCTGGAGTGGGTCCGATTGGAGTAGCGGCTCACCTTGTTGAGTTCCTTCCTCAGCATCCTGTTGTTGATAATGAACGAAAAGGTATTACTGCAGTTGCTGCAGCACCTTGGGGTAGTGCAAGTGTTTTGCCTATTACCTATGGATATATTAAAATGCTGGGAGCCGAAGGTTTGCGCAAATCCACTGAAATGGCTATCCTGAATGCGAACTACATAGCTGCATCATTGAAAGATGATTATGGTATTTTATATACAGGAACCAATGGTCGTGTTGCACATGAAATGATATTGGAATGCCGTCACTTTAAAGCTTCATCTGGTATTACAGAAACGGATATTGCCAAGCGTTTAATGGATTATGGTTTCCATGCACCAACATTATCTTTCCCTGTTCATGGAACTTTAATGATTGAACCAACAGAAAGTGAATCTTTACAGGAATTGGATCGTTTTATCTCAGCTTTGAAATCCATTTATGCTGAGATAAAAGAGGTTGAGAGTGGTGAAGCAGATAATGAAGATAATGTATTGAAAAATGCCCCACATCCGGCTTATAAAGTAGTTGCTGATGAGTGGACTCATTCATATGGAAGAGAAAAAGCAGCTTATCCATTGGAGTGGATACGTGAAAATAAATTTTGGATTGATGTTGCACGGGTAGATGATGCTTATGGTGACAGAAACCTTGTGTGTAGTTGTGCTCCAATAGAAAGTTATATTTAAAGAAATATAGAATTGACGCTATTTGATCCCGTTGCCAGGCAACGGGATTTTTTTATTCCAAAAAGAGGAAACTTTCTGAGGTGAGAGGCGTATCAAAATACCAGATATCAAATAATAATTGAAATAGGAGATGAGAAAAATTTACTTGTTTTTTGTAATGCTAATTGCCACAACTGCGGCTGTAACGGCTCAGTCCCTTGAAAAGGTTTTTGAAGGAAATAAAGACTTTGATCAGGTTAGTGCCATTAAGGTAAACGGCGACTTTTGTAAGGTCGAATTTGTAAAAGGGGATAAGGTTAATGTTACTGCTGAATTAAGTGCCAATAAACAATTAGATGGTTATGCTGTATCCATGGATTTAGCTGCAGGTGTGTTAACGATTAGTGTTAATAAACCTGGGTCTGGATGGAGTTCTCATTCTGGTTTTGTAACTGTAACCATGCCTGATGGAATTAATCTTGAAGTGGTTACAAGTTCGGGGTATATCAACCTGGCTGATTTTAAAAATACAAACCTGAAAGCTGAATCAAAATCAGGTAAAATAGTAGTTAGCAATCTTCAGGGAAGTGCTGATTTATCAACAAAGTCCGCCACTATAACCGTCGATAATATTACTGGTGAATTGGCTACTTCAACTAAAGATGGTAGTCAGACAGTAACGAATGTAAAAGGTAATGCCAAAGTTGTTGCTTATAATGGTAGTTTGATTATTGAAAATATTGAAGGTGCTTGCAGTGCTGAAACCACAGATGGAGCATTAACCCTGAAAAATATTAAAGGTCAAATACACATGAAAACCAATTCTGGTTCAATGAAATTATCTGATTCGGAAGGTACTATTACAACCACTTCTGGTGCCGGTTCACTCAATTTTTTTAATGTTCAAGGTGTGTTTGATATTAATTCAGGTAAGGGTGATGTAATTGGGGCAAGGGTGAAATTTACTGAGTCATCAAATATTAAGACTACTGAAGGAAAGATTAAATTTAAGTTAGAAAATAGTAAGGAAGAATTATCATTTGCCTGTGTATCAGAAAAAGGAATGATGGTAGTTTATGGTAAGGCAAAGAAGAAAAAGGTGAATGAAGGTAAAGGTTCGATTGTAATTACCACTTACAGTACAACAGGAGCTCAGAATTATTATTAGAACGATTAAATATTGAAGCACACAAAGGCTGATTCGGATATGTCGAGTCAGCCTTTATTTTTATGATTATTTGTAAGTAAGTTAAAAAAAGACCGACCATCATTAGTCAGTCTATTTCTGAAAAGTATTTTCAGTATTATTTTCGGGCAATCTGATCTTCGATGATTTCGGTAAATACATCTTTAATATTCAAACCGGCAGCAGCAATCTGCTGAGGAATAAAGCTGGTAACAGTCATACCTGGTGTTGTATTTACTTCAAGCAAAAATATTTTATTGTCTGAAATGATATAATCAACCCGTACAATTCCTTTGCAACCTAAAATATCATAGATGAGTGACGAGATTGACTGTATACGATCTCTTACTTTATCTTCAATACGTGCGGGAGTGATTTCTTCCACTTTGTTGGCTGTATATTTGGCTTCAAAATCGAAGAACTCATTCTTACTTACAACTTCTGTTACGGGCAGTCTTACCTCGTTATTGAGGGTTTTATAAAGTCCACAGGTTACTTCCATACCTGAAATAAACTGCTCAATAATTACCTCGCTGCTTTCGCTAAAAGCTTTTTCTATGGCCGAAACCAGTTCTTTGCCCTCTTTAACCTTAGTAACACCAAAGCTCGATCCACCGGCATTAGGCTTTACAAATAAGGGTAATCCAAGCTGAGTGATGATGTCCGGAGCATTGTAACTGTGTCCTTTGCGAAGAAGAACTGAATCTGCAACAGCCACACCAAATCCTTTCAGGTACGTGTTACAGGTGAATTTATTAAACGATATGGCTGCAGCTTCAACATCACAGGTGCTGTGCGGAATACCTAACATTTTTAAATAACCTTGCAATAAACCATCTTCACCGGGTGTTCCATGAATGGTAATATAAGCACAATCAATTGATACTTTTGAGCCATTCATCTGAAAACTGAAGTCATTTTTATCAATGGGATACTCAGTTCCATCAACCAGTGCACACCATTTTTCTTCTGTAATTAAAATAGGATAGCGATTGTATTTTTCTTCATCAATAAATGAAAAAACACCTTCTTTACTCTTTTCAGATACTACAATTTCTGAAGAGTAACCGCCATAAACGATGCCAATATTCTTCTTCATGTTATTATTATTGGAGCTTAATCAAGATCACGTCCGGCAGTGTAGTCTCTCCATTTTTCTATGGCTTGAACCATGTCATCAGGTAACTCAGAGTCGAACGACATAAATTCTTTTGTTGTTGGATGCACAAAACCAAGTGTTTTAGCATGAAGTGCCTGTCGTGGCAGGATATTAAAACAGTTTTGAACAAATTGTTTGTATTTGGTAAAAGTGGTACCTTTTAATATCTGATCACCTCCATATCGCTCATCATTAAATAATGGATGACCAATGTGTTTCATGTGAACTCTAATCTGGTGAGTTCTTCCGGTTTCTAAACGACATTCAACCAGGGTTACATATCCCAAACGTTCCAGAACTGTATAATGTGTTACTGCCGGCTTTCCTCTTTCTCCATCCTCAAAAACAGCCATCTGTTTTCTGTCTTTCAAACTT contains:
- the gcvP gene encoding aminomethyl-transferring glycine dehydrogenase, whose protein sequence is MATDKFVSRHIGPREYEISTMLDRIGVSSVDELIDQTIPASIRLEKPLNISKGLTERQYFRKIHDIAQLNKVYNTYIGMGYYDVITPAVILRNVLENPVWYTSYTPYQAEISQGRLEALLNFQTVVTEMTGMEIANASLLDEATAAAEAMIMLYNSRSRKQVKEEVITFFADINLWPQTKEVLITRAKPLGIELQFGSINEFTCNGNVFGLLVQYPNSNGLVEDYKEITKQAHENDCRVAVAADLLSLALLTPPGEWGADIVLGTTQRFGIPMGYGGPHAAYFATKEELKRQLPGRIIGVTKDANGRRALRMALQTREQHIKRERATSNICTAQALLATMAGFYAVYHGKEGIIRIAERVHSIAFQIAQEVEKLGYKQVNSEFFDTIRIALPEGVKIEYIERYSLKLEMNFRYFDNGDVGISIDETTNLDDINWIVEVFAKAAGKEVPRISDIGEESNIKDDYKRTSDFLTQDIFKKYHSEAEMVRYIKKLERKDISLTHSMISLGSCTMKLNAATEMLPLSWIEFNGLHPFIPKDQAAGYHLMMDELRQDLSEITGFADVSLQPNSGAAGEYAGLMVIQEYHRSRGEEQRNVSIIPSSAHGTNPASAVMAGMKVVVVKCDDKGNIDVEDLRAKAEENKDVLSCLMVTYPSTHGVFEESIIEVCQIIHDNGGQVYMDGANMNAQVGFTSPGRIGADVCHLNLHKTFAIPHGGGGPGVGPIGVAAHLVEFLPQHPVVDNERKGITAVAAAPWGSASVLPITYGYIKMLGAEGLRKSTEMAILNANYIAASLKDDYGILYTGTNGRVAHEMILECRHFKASSGITETDIAKRLMDYGFHAPTLSFPVHGTLMIEPTESESLQELDRFISALKSIYAEIKEVESGEADNEDNVLKNAPHPAYKVVADEWTHSYGREKAAYPLEWIRENKFWIDVARVDDAYGDRNLVCSCAPIESYI
- a CDS encoding DUF4097 family beta strand repeat-containing protein — its product is MRKIYLFFVMLIATTAAVTAQSLEKVFEGNKDFDQVSAIKVNGDFCKVEFVKGDKVNVTAELSANKQLDGYAVSMDLAAGVLTISVNKPGSGWSSHSGFVTVTMPDGINLEVVTSSGYINLADFKNTNLKAESKSGKIVVSNLQGSADLSTKSATITVDNITGELATSTKDGSQTVTNVKGNAKVVAYNGSLIIENIEGACSAETTDGALTLKNIKGQIHMKTNSGSMKLSDSEGTITTTSGAGSLNFFNVQGVFDINSGKGDVIGARVKFTESSNIKTTEGKIKFKLENSKEELSFACVSEKGMMVVYGKAKKKKVNEGKGSIVITTYSTTGAQNYY
- a CDS encoding D-alanine--D-alanine ligase, coding for MKKNIGIVYGGYSSEIVVSEKSKEGVFSFIDEEKYNRYPILITEEKWCALVDGTEYPIDKNDFSFQMNGSKVSIDCAYITIHGTPGEDGLLQGYLKMLGIPHSTCDVEAAAISFNKFTCNTYLKGFGVAVADSVLLRKGHSYNAPDIITQLGLPLFVKPNAGGSSFGVTKVKEGKELVSAIEKAFSESSEVIIEQFISGMEVTCGLYKTLNNEVRLPVTEVVSKNEFFDFEAKYTANKVEEITPARIEDKVRDRIQSISSLIYDILGCKGIVRVDYIISDNKIFLLEVNTTPGMTVTSFIPQQIAAAGLNIKDVFTEIIEDQIARK